The proteins below are encoded in one region of bacterium:
- a CDS encoding AMP-binding protein, whose product MEDGEISVRSGVFFTFYFLLSTLYFLIFRRSRMLKGLNSIEDIIDTLKKYGEKIALQIKGDTGFHSLSYLELNNRSFDVSSTLIKSGVEKGDRIAILSENRPEWAIAFFGIIFSGAIVVPLDIKLKEKELTYILNNCEAEYIFASARFIDLIKTLKTKIRMVISLDEKIGEDILSLKELKSVEGELKHRAIELNDTAVIIYTSGTTGNPKGVELTYQNLFFQISSFGKMLKYGAKDNFLSILPLNHAYELICGFLGPLHGGSSITYLRSLKPAEIISTMKQTQTTIMIVVPLILQMFYKNVMKEIEKSPIHIKKSFEMILVLSKYLGKWNTIRYLLFKKVHLGFGGRLRCFISGGAPLDPQIATNFQLMGIPVLQGYGLSETSPVTSANTFKENRPGSVGKPLPEVNVKISDEGEILIQGPHLMKGYFKDSALTQEAIRDGWFHTGDIGEIDKDGFLYIKGRLKNLIVTAGGKKIHPEEVEEEILKSPCIKEICVIGKPGRKGGEEVYAVVVPDYDYFKEKDEEGIKKLVEKEIKKYCSILADYKRIVDFEIWKGELPKTSTRKVKRKEILERIQQGQR is encoded by the coding sequence GTGGAAGATGGGGAGATAAGCGTGAGGAGTGGTGTTTTCTTTACTTTCTACTTTCTACTCTCTACTCTCTACTTTCTTATTTTCAGGAGAAGTAGAATGCTCAAAGGGTTAAATAGTATTGAAGATATAATAGATACTCTGAAGAAATATGGTGAAAAAATAGCCCTTCAGATAAAAGGAGATACAGGGTTTCATAGTTTATCATATCTTGAACTAAATAATAGAAGTTTTGATGTTTCATCGACATTGATTAAATCAGGGGTTGAAAAAGGAGACAGAATTGCAATCCTTTCTGAAAATAGACCCGAATGGGCAATTGCCTTCTTTGGCATTATCTTTTCCGGGGCAATCGTTGTGCCGCTCGACATCAAACTAAAAGAAAAAGAATTGACTTACATCCTCAATAATTGTGAGGCAGAATATATCTTCGCCTCTGCCAGATTTATTGACCTCATCAAAACTCTAAAAACTAAAATTAGAATGGTCATATCCCTGGATGAAAAGATAGGGGAAGATATTCTTTCTTTAAAAGAGTTAAAGTCTGTTGAAGGAGAACTTAAACACCGTGCCATAGAACTAAACGATACTGCGGTAATTATTTACACCTCAGGGACTACCGGCAATCCTAAAGGTGTAGAACTGACTTATCAGAATCTTTTTTTTCAAATTTCCTCCTTTGGTAAAATGCTCAAATATGGAGCTAAGGATAATTTCCTCTCTATTTTGCCATTAAATCATGCCTATGAACTTATCTGTGGATTTTTAGGACCACTTCACGGTGGCTCATCCATTACCTATCTGCGGAGTTTAAAACCTGCAGAAATCATCTCGACTATGAAACAAACCCAGACCACAATTATGATTGTTGTGCCTTTGATATTACAGATGTTTTACAAAAATGTGATGAAAGAGATTGAAAAATCCCCAATCCATATTAAAAAATCATTTGAGATGATTTTAGTGCTGTCAAAATATTTAGGGAAATGGAATACCATCAGATACCTGCTTTTTAAAAAGGTTCATTTGGGATTTGGTGGTAGGTTACGGTGTTTTATTAGTGGTGGTGCACCACTTGACCCACAAATAGCCACGAATTTCCAATTAATGGGCATACCTGTGCTTCAAGGTTATGGACTTAGTGAAACCTCACCTGTAACCTCAGCTAATACATTTAAGGAAAATCGCCCTGGCTCTGTTGGAAAACCTTTACCAGAAGTAAATGTAAAAATTAGTGATGAAGGAGAAATACTTATTCAGGGACCCCATTTAATGAAGGGATACTTCAAAGACTCTGCCCTGACACAAGAAGCAATAAGAGATGGTTGGTTTCATACCGGAGATATAGGTGAGATTGATAAGGATGGATTTTTATACATTAAAGGCAGGCTAAAAAATCTTATCGTAACCGCTGGCGGTAAGAAAATTCACCCGGAAGAAGTTGAAGAAGAAATCTTAAAAAGCCCCTGTATCAAAGAGATATGTGTTATCGGAAAACCAGGCAGGAAAGGTGGAGAAGAGGTTTATGCGGTGGTTGTGCCTGATTATGACTATTTTAAAGAAAAAGATGAGGAAGGGATAAAAAAACTCGTTGAGAAGGAGATAAAAAAATATTGTTCGATCTTAGCCGATTATAAGCGGATCGTGGATTTTGAGATATGGAAAGGAGAGTTACCTAAAACTTCGACAAGAAAGGTGAAAAGAAAAGAGATATTGGAAAGGATTCAGCAGGGACAAAGATGA